Proteins from one Paraburkholderia phymatum STM815 genomic window:
- a CDS encoding response regulator, with protein sequence MSHLAASAAHTDTVLIVDDTPANLGVVVDSLEARGIRVLVALDGIEALERAAFSQPDLILLDVKMPGIDGFETCRRLKRDERTRDIAVIFMTSLTGNEDRVEGFSAGGVDYVTKPLRVDETLARVGVHLELRAMHKQLLAQNRQLLAEVAVRKETEAALSQARDDLERRVASRTEELARANANLQAQIDERRRADARLHASEARFRAIVETSPVPLCITSMPAGRILYTNEPLRALFGMDEGMSANMTYFYADPGEREHLIQYLRTEGSLRNVEVQFRRPDGTQFWAMATARVATYDDSLAIYVGLNDITGRKQMEQELVESREQQRELSAYMEAIREEERKRIAMEIHDELGQLLTALKMDVSLLKMRLTQDPEAMKKTDDMRELVEGTIWMVRNVASHLRPAALNFGIVSALEWLVDEFNRRNAIPCELHIVGGEPALSDAHATAVFRIVQASLTNVTRHADATRVDVTLISTAEKLELHVRDDGRGFDQQVVRRDYSYGLLGMNERARLIGGSLSIGSAPGAGTTVSIHIPLDGGPRT encoded by the coding sequence ATGAGCCATCTCGCCGCTTCGGCTGCACATACGGACACCGTCCTGATCGTCGACGATACGCCCGCGAATCTCGGCGTGGTCGTAGACAGTCTCGAAGCGCGCGGCATTCGCGTGCTGGTGGCGCTCGACGGTATCGAAGCGCTGGAGCGCGCGGCTTTCTCGCAGCCCGACCTGATTTTGCTCGACGTGAAGATGCCGGGTATCGACGGCTTCGAGACGTGTCGCCGTCTGAAGCGCGATGAACGCACGCGCGATATCGCCGTGATCTTCATGACCTCGCTGACGGGCAACGAGGATCGCGTCGAGGGCTTTTCGGCGGGCGGCGTCGATTACGTGACCAAGCCGTTGCGCGTCGACGAGACGCTGGCGCGCGTCGGTGTGCATCTCGAGCTGCGCGCGATGCACAAGCAGCTTCTCGCCCAGAACCGGCAACTGCTCGCCGAAGTGGCCGTGCGCAAGGAAACGGAGGCCGCGCTATCGCAGGCGCGCGACGATCTCGAACGGCGCGTCGCGTCGCGCACCGAAGAGCTGGCGCGTGCCAACGCGAACCTGCAGGCGCAGATCGACGAGCGTCGGCGCGCGGACGCGCGCCTGCATGCAAGCGAGGCGCGCTTTCGCGCGATCGTCGAAACGAGTCCGGTGCCGTTGTGCATCACGTCGATGCCGGCGGGGCGCATCCTGTATACGAACGAGCCGCTGCGCGCGCTCTTTGGCATGGACGAAGGCATGTCGGCCAATATGACATATTTCTACGCCGATCCAGGCGAGCGCGAACATCTGATCCAGTATCTGAGGACGGAGGGCAGCCTGCGAAATGTGGAGGTGCAGTTCCGGCGTCCCGACGGCACGCAGTTCTGGGCGATGGCGACGGCGCGTGTCGCAACCTACGACGATTCGCTCGCGATTTATGTCGGCCTGAACGACATCACGGGGCGCAAGCAGATGGAACAGGAACTCGTCGAATCGCGCGAGCAGCAGCGCGAGCTGTCCGCGTACATGGAGGCGATCCGCGAAGAGGAGAGAAAGCGCATCGCGATGGAGATTCACGATGAACTTGGCCAGTTGCTGACTGCGCTCAAGATGGACGTGTCGCTGCTCAAGATGCGTCTCACGCAAGACCCGGAAGCAATGAAAAAAACCGACGATATGCGCGAGCTGGTCGAAGGCACGATCTGGATGGTGCGCAACGTCGCGAGTCATTTGCGGCCGGCCGCACTCAATTTCGGCATCGTGTCGGCGCTCGAATGGCTCGTCGACGAGTTCAACCGCCGCAATGCGATTCCTTGTGAGTTGCACATCGTCGGTGGCGAGCCCGCGCTGTCGGACGCGCACGCGACGGCTGTGTTCCGCATCGTGCAGGCGTCCCTGACGAACGTCACGCGGCATGCCGACGCGACGCGCGTCGATGTGACGTTGATCTCGACGGCGGAGAAGCTCGAACTTCATGTGCGCGACGACGGGCGCGGCTTCGACCAGCAGGTGGTGAGGCGCGACTATTCATATGGCCTGCTCGGCATGAACGAGCGCGCGCGGCTGATCGGCGGATCGCTTTCGATCGGCAGCGCGCCGGGCGCGGGCACCACGGTTTCGATTCACATCCCGCTCGATGGCGGACCTCGAACATGA
- a CDS encoding hemerythrin domain-containing protein codes for MPDSLSVWHTEHVSFARLLDVLEEQVAVLHRGESPNYGLMNDILYYMQNFSDRVHHPREDVAYARLAKRDPGIQVVVNRVLQEHRVIAAAGDELLHRINEAAGDVIVSRTALEAATATYLVYYRHHLSTEERDLMPRAAQALTEEDWAAVDAVVSASPDPCFGEKVLERFEALRKQIAVDARMQCT; via the coding sequence ATGCCGGACTCACTTTCTGTATGGCACACCGAGCACGTTAGTTTTGCCCGGCTACTCGATGTTCTCGAAGAACAGGTAGCTGTGCTCCATCGGGGCGAGAGTCCGAATTACGGACTTATGAACGACATCCTTTACTACATGCAGAATTTTTCGGATCGTGTTCATCATCCGCGCGAGGATGTCGCGTACGCTCGGCTTGCCAAACGCGATCCCGGGATTCAAGTCGTCGTGAACCGAGTTCTGCAGGAGCATCGCGTGATTGCCGCGGCCGGCGATGAACTCCTGCATCGCATCAATGAAGCCGCTGGAGATGTCATCGTCTCCCGCACGGCTCTGGAGGCGGCCACGGCTACGTACCTTGTGTACTATCGTCACCACCTTTCTACTGAGGAGCGAGATTTGATGCCTCGCGCCGCGCAGGCGTTGACGGAAGAGGACTGGGCAGCGGTCGATGCCGTCGTTTCTGCTAGCCCCGATCCGTGTTTCGGAGAAAAGGTGCTTGAGCGTTTCGAGGCGCTTCGCAAACAGATCGCAGTAGATGCGCGGATGCAATGCACATGA
- a CDS encoding radical SAM protein, producing MNSETLNSLNDIDTNYPVPRVHDFLSRPENFAFLEYVVKDPFGCHVFPGDICGYPLAAFLDDMERDIKQANQIHLWSYIPTCRYRCHFCQYPTLILNPQATSSQAVFRDLVDYNIKEATMWLQNVPCLAQAEVGEFNIFGGTPSLLPEPELRRLMDFYQGHFNLSVATMRFEGEPGTLTKQYLRLLKELGFTKISFGAQAFNDRIISACGRMHSAEQCLDAIFNAREIGFDWVNVDLIYGMLGQNVDDVKYDIEKTLELELSHVVCTKLHMENFLKKRTSVSGERESLWQKKGLINIRNMNFPGLGKQYQMRDLIEQYLSSGYVEHPTTYFHQNHLHPEKWKGLVTDLDKQYPEVAIGLGGSSKCARAEAINVTGYRKYKAALDENRLPIEESRGVSPLQREVNAFKMALSTLVPVNDNVFGRRFDGRSFFDNPIIRSTLRTLVDKALVIIDSDVVTLTPNGVTLVEAVINTQFVTPEV from the coding sequence ATGAATAGCGAAACCCTGAATTCACTAAACGATATCGATACGAATTATCCGGTTCCGCGAGTACATGATTTTCTCTCCCGCCCGGAGAACTTCGCATTTCTGGAGTATGTCGTTAAAGATCCGTTCGGTTGCCACGTTTTCCCTGGCGATATCTGTGGTTATCCACTCGCCGCTTTCCTTGATGACATGGAGCGTGATATCAAACAGGCAAACCAGATTCATCTTTGGTCATATATCCCCACCTGCCGCTACCGCTGTCATTTCTGCCAGTACCCGACGCTTATCCTGAATCCACAGGCCACTTCCTCACAGGCAGTGTTCCGGGATCTGGTGGATTACAACATCAAAGAGGCCACTATGTGGCTTCAGAACGTTCCGTGTCTCGCACAGGCCGAAGTCGGCGAATTCAACATTTTCGGCGGTACGCCATCGCTGCTTCCTGAGCCTGAGTTGCGGCGTCTGATGGATTTTTATCAGGGCCATTTTAACCTTTCTGTTGCTACCATGCGCTTTGAAGGCGAGCCGGGTACCCTGACCAAACAATACCTGCGACTGTTAAAAGAGTTGGGCTTTACCAAAATCAGCTTCGGTGCCCAAGCTTTCAACGACCGCATTATCTCAGCCTGCGGACGTATGCACTCCGCCGAACAGTGCCTGGATGCAATTTTTAACGCGCGCGAAATCGGCTTCGACTGGGTCAACGTCGACCTTATCTACGGCATGCTCGGCCAGAACGTGGACGATGTGAAATATGACATCGAGAAAACCCTCGAACTGGAACTTTCTCACGTGGTCTGCACCAAGCTACACATGGAAAACTTTCTGAAAAAGCGTACCAGTGTTTCCGGAGAGCGAGAAAGTCTGTGGCAGAAAAAAGGGCTTATTAACATTCGTAACATGAACTTCCCGGGGCTGGGTAAGCAGTATCAGATGCGCGATCTAATCGAACAGTACCTCTCGTCCGGATATGTCGAACATCCGACTACGTACTTTCACCAGAACCATCTGCATCCGGAGAAATGGAAAGGGCTAGTGACCGACCTCGATAAGCAGTACCCGGAAGTGGCGATCGGTCTCGGCGGCAGCTCGAAATGTGCCCGGGCCGAGGCCATCAACGTCACCGGCTACAGAAAATACAAGGCAGCTCTGGATGAAAACCGTCTGCCCATTGAGGAAAGCCGAGGAGTCTCCCCACTTCAGCGCGAAGTGAACGCTTTCAAAATGGCTCTCTCCACACTGGTTCCGGTGAATGACAACGTGTTCGGGCGGCGTTTTGATGGCAGAAGCTTCTTCGACAATCCGATTATCCGCTCCACGCTCAGAACGCTGGTTGATAAAGCGCTGGTCATAATCGATAGCGATGTGGTAACCCTTACCCCCAACGGAGTTACGCTAGTCGAAGCCGTGATTAACACCCAATTCGTGACACCCGAAGTCTGA
- a CDS encoding glycosyltransferase, translating into MCHKDMHAAAIFISFDAVAVSGITVEASKMAKILARNQIKSYLDLGYDIKVDKGKFGKPYDYEKEIYRGIFDLVRIDDIDSIPHYSVDFLTHSHNVLMGRVPPASSKEQEELLLAISDSSLRLAHRILQLWEELSISYVIVENGTLPENIIYTKALYMAIEDYGERYCLENFVVWRDHDLMWNSEKNAMKYGAAPYPHAIKPVKSKYITYVTLNNHLKNKLEEWCDYEVNVKVKKNTYNFTGHGKHTNIRENFFIRDSDILIARTTRIIPQKRLDRDVYLVHRLNQLFSRNDIDRKVFLVVSGDPNENHPYHHELNALAKKLDVETFIKFIGPLRHKYMPSLEEATTIEDLYYSCDLVSFLTSWDYDSYGNPVGEAISNHRCYITTSYEYYWEVYGQYGFEAPVLKISQERDGLPDEVFVRDVYLLLNNKQLMNDVARRNFSIGKRLLSDNASCILDLNCSAGKMRDTVFVSVVLPVYNESERICEVLRSLFHQKTHDSLITHDGYELIFVDNNSTDDSVEKINTFKAQNPSMDIYTLHEPIQGVSSARKRGMDYASVRSKVRDSRLGVQKKHYLVSADADCTVDSYWLHALIKKMVEANGDIGTCNYYYNEEAFLDRPNLFREIQKTLRCRDVSFSLFGGFPDGKGFAVERTLYDKVGGIEIFYQLNNGRFVEHLSDDWDFGIRVIAGGGKPVYARDSRVEINSRRVDTIIEEVISGTAYGQDGIIIMKDVRPDEEKQRPTLYDTTPAQSQQAWCYSIKDYVPKNIVLPALLNPQILLEDVAVREFFTRPVADRLYQRIHEIKHDSRIIDFKRIHAYKTPAYRLYFEFRDEIFSAMRRAVGDDIGFPPPLPECFDVVKPEDFERFVYYFCEDRESGEAHNYFANGGVF; encoded by the coding sequence ATGTGTCATAAAGATATGCATGCCGCGGCCATATTTATATCATTTGATGCCGTCGCCGTATCAGGCATCACAGTTGAGGCGTCAAAAATGGCCAAAATTCTTGCGCGGAATCAGATCAAGTCTTATCTCGACCTGGGTTACGATATAAAGGTCGATAAAGGAAAATTCGGTAAGCCTTACGACTACGAAAAGGAGATTTATAGGGGTATATTCGATCTGGTTCGTATTGACGATATCGATTCTATTCCCCACTACAGCGTTGATTTCCTAACGCACTCGCACAATGTTCTGATGGGCCGAGTTCCACCGGCTTCTTCCAAAGAGCAGGAAGAACTCCTGCTTGCAATAAGCGACTCTTCTCTGCGACTGGCACATCGAATCCTTCAGCTATGGGAAGAGCTGAGCATCAGTTATGTGATTGTCGAGAATGGTACGCTTCCGGAAAATATTATCTATACCAAGGCGCTGTATATGGCGATTGAAGATTACGGGGAACGTTATTGTTTAGAGAATTTCGTCGTCTGGCGCGATCACGATCTAATGTGGAACAGTGAAAAAAATGCGATGAAATACGGCGCAGCGCCTTATCCTCATGCCATTAAGCCTGTTAAATCCAAGTATATAACATACGTCACACTCAATAACCACCTGAAAAATAAATTAGAAGAGTGGTGTGATTACGAAGTGAACGTCAAGGTTAAAAAAAATACCTATAATTTCACCGGACACGGTAAACATACTAATATCAGGGAGAATTTCTTTATCCGCGATAGCGACATTTTGATCGCCCGCACCACTCGCATTATTCCGCAAAAGCGTTTAGACCGCGATGTTTATCTGGTCCATCGACTAAACCAGCTTTTCAGTCGGAACGATATCGACCGGAAAGTTTTTTTGGTTGTGTCAGGCGATCCCAATGAAAACCATCCTTACCATCATGAACTGAATGCATTAGCCAAAAAATTAGATGTTGAGACATTTATCAAATTTATTGGTCCGCTTCGGCACAAATACATGCCTTCACTGGAAGAGGCCACTACTATCGAGGATTTATATTACTCCTGCGATCTGGTCTCTTTTCTTACTTCGTGGGATTACGACAGCTACGGGAATCCTGTTGGAGAAGCGATTAGCAACCACCGCTGCTACATCACTACCAGCTATGAATATTATTGGGAAGTCTATGGTCAGTATGGATTTGAAGCGCCGGTTCTGAAGATATCACAAGAGCGGGATGGCTTGCCTGATGAGGTATTTGTTAGGGACGTGTATCTGCTGCTCAATAATAAGCAGTTAATGAATGACGTTGCCCGGAGGAATTTTTCTATTGGCAAGCGGTTACTTTCTGATAACGCAAGTTGCATCCTAGACTTGAATTGCTCTGCAGGAAAAATGCGCGATACAGTTTTTGTATCAGTTGTGCTGCCAGTTTATAACGAAAGCGAACGAATCTGCGAGGTATTGCGTTCCCTATTTCACCAAAAAACACATGACAGCTTGATTACTCACGACGGCTATGAACTGATTTTTGTGGACAATAATTCGACGGACGACTCCGTCGAAAAAATTAACACTTTCAAAGCTCAAAACCCATCCATGGATATTTATACTCTTCATGAGCCCATTCAGGGCGTCTCGTCCGCCAGAAAACGCGGCATGGATTACGCTTCTGTGCGTTCAAAAGTGCGTGACAGCCGTCTTGGAGTTCAGAAAAAACACTATCTTGTTTCCGCCGATGCGGACTGCACCGTAGACTCTTACTGGTTGCACGCGCTGATCAAAAAAATGGTGGAGGCAAATGGGGATATTGGCACCTGCAATTACTACTACAACGAAGAAGCATTCCTCGATCGCCCCAACCTTTTCCGGGAAATCCAAAAAACCCTGCGCTGCCGTGATGTGTCGTTTTCGCTCTTCGGCGGCTTTCCGGACGGCAAAGGTTTTGCCGTTGAGCGTACTCTGTACGACAAAGTGGGAGGTATCGAAATTTTCTACCAGCTGAACAATGGTCGCTTTGTAGAACACCTCTCCGACGACTGGGACTTTGGGATCCGGGTAATCGCGGGGGGTGGCAAGCCGGTTTACGCCCGGGATTCACGTGTGGAAATTAACAGCCGTCGCGTAGATACCATCATAGAGGAAGTGATCAGCGGTACTGCCTATGGACAGGACGGCATCATCATTATGAAAGACGTACGTCCGGATGAGGAAAAGCAACGGCCAACGCTGTACGACACGACTCCCGCACAGTCACAGCAGGCCTGGTGCTACTCCATTAAAGACTACGTTCCCAAAAACATTGTGTTGCCCGCGCTGCTCAACCCGCAGATTTTGCTGGAGGACGTCGCCGTGCGTGAATTTTTTACCAGGCCAGTGGCTGACCGTCTATATCAGCGCATCCATGAAATTAAGCACGATTCAAGAATTATCGACTTCAAACGGATCCATGCTTACAAAACCCCGGCCTATCGGCTCTATTTCGAGTTCCGTGATGAAATTTTCAGTGCCATGCGCCGCGCCGTTGGTGACGATATCGGTTTTCCGCCGCCGTTGCCGGAGTGTTTCGATGTGGTGAAACCGGAAGATTTCGAGCGTTTTGTCTACTATTTCTGTGAAGATCGTGAGTCCGGCGAAGCGCATAACTACTTCGCTAACGGCGGGGTATTCTGA
- a CDS encoding substrate-binding domain-containing protein, whose translation MKLKDLAHKLGMSRTTVSRALNGHPEVSERTRERVIAVAASVGYRPNTMARHLATGRADAIGIICPPTAHDLGDPYFLEVVSGMTKAIECTNKDLIIASASNVDELRTYERMAEGRRVDGMIVTRTKLNDRRLQYLVKKGIPFVAYGRSILPGPYSWFDFDTEAGVRQAVERLVNLGHRRIALLNGPLELHFTTQARKGYIDAMAAAGLPVNARYMIEGTLSRASSYEAMTRILSCNPRPSAVIVDNPPCGAGAVRALVDAGVMLGSEMSIIVNGGLPPDTLMGYNFTILQWAVPHDVGVTIVELMLAVLNGKPPEKLHVLWQPSLEIGNSDGPCID comes from the coding sequence ATGAAACTCAAAGATCTTGCGCACAAGCTTGGAATGTCGCGAACCACGGTCAGCCGTGCGCTCAACGGCCACCCGGAAGTGAGTGAGCGCACCCGTGAGCGAGTCATTGCGGTTGCGGCGAGCGTCGGCTACCGCCCCAATACGATGGCGCGGCACCTGGCAACCGGGCGCGCCGATGCTATCGGCATCATCTGTCCGCCCACGGCGCATGATCTAGGAGATCCATACTTCCTCGAAGTCGTGTCCGGCATGACTAAGGCCATCGAGTGCACCAACAAGGATCTAATCATTGCATCGGCCTCTAACGTCGACGAACTTCGTACCTACGAGCGGATGGCTGAAGGACGCCGCGTCGACGGCATGATCGTCACGCGTACCAAACTGAATGATCGCCGGCTGCAGTATCTTGTGAAAAAGGGCATCCCGTTCGTTGCGTACGGCCGCAGCATCCTTCCAGGTCCGTACTCCTGGTTTGATTTCGACACCGAGGCCGGAGTACGCCAGGCAGTCGAGCGGCTTGTGAACCTTGGCCACCGCCGGATCGCGTTGCTCAACGGACCATTGGAGTTGCATTTCACAACACAGGCGCGTAAAGGCTACATTGACGCCATGGCCGCCGCCGGTCTGCCCGTAAACGCGCGCTACATGATCGAAGGTACGCTCAGCCGCGCCAGCAGCTACGAAGCAATGACGCGTATTCTTTCATGCAATCCCAGACCGTCTGCCGTGATCGTGGACAACCCTCCATGCGGCGCCGGTGCCGTGCGTGCGCTTGTTGACGCCGGGGTTATGCTCGGAAGCGAAATGTCGATCATCGTCAATGGTGGCCTCCCTCCAGACACGCTCATGGGCTACAACTTCACAATCCTACAATGGGCCGTTCCGCATGATGTCGGTGTGACGATCGTTGAGTTAATGCTTGCAGTGCTCAACGGCAAGCCACCCGAGAAGCTGCACGTTCTTTGGCAGCCTAGCCTCGAGATCGGCAATTCGGACGGGCCCTGCATCGACTAG
- a CDS encoding glycoside hydrolase family protein, which yields MGPAIGRGVLGHAVSRDLEHRSLRTPLFRSKLFEQLEVPQVFEHQGRWYCLFCTAKDHIEPMYCRKRMFASMKGTHYLIADHPRGKWKLVAEEDFPVGNAADRSIPPRSEGSLIRCPSMYLMMAGLQVDASRRATGSVAPTGWAGQRQDRDTR from the coding sequence GTGGGCCCAGCGATCGGACGCGGCGTGCTTGGGCATGCGGTGTCGCGCGATCTCGAACACAGATCGCTGCGCACGCCGCTGTTCCGCTCGAAGCTATTCGAGCAACTGGAAGTACCGCAGGTCTTCGAGCATCAGGGCCGCTGGTACTGCCTGTTCTGCACCGCGAAGGACCATATCGAGCCGATGTATTGCCGCAAGCGCATGTTCGCGTCCATGAAGGGCACGCACTATCTGATTGCCGATCATCCGCGAGGCAAATGGAAGCTGGTCGCGGAAGAAGACTTTCCAGTCGGCAATGCAGCGGATCGCTCTATTCCTCCCAGATCGGAGGGATCTCTGATCCGATGCCCGTCCATGTACTTGATGATGGCAGGGTTGCAGGTTGACGCGTCGCGTCGCGCTACGGGGTCGGTGGCCCCGACAGGTTGGGCGGGACAGCGGCAAGACCGGGACACGCGATGA
- a CDS encoding efflux RND transporter permease subunit, with amino-acid sequence MKFTDIFIERPVLASVVSLLILVLGLRSLSALKVGEYPQTENGVVTITTSYYGASADTMAGFITQPLESAIAQAQGIDYMSSTSSTGVSTITATLRLNYDSNRALTEINTQIASVRNQLPPQAQQPVLTVQVGQTTDAMYMGFYSDVLPSNNVTDYLLRVVKPKLDSIQGVQMAEILGGRQFALRAWLDSNRLAAHNVTAADVSTALGNNNYLATLGTTKGQMISVDLNAGTDLHSVDDFKKLVVKQKNGAIVRLEDVANVVLGADNYNFNVAFSGKRSVFIGIKVAPDANVLDVAKRVKTIFPDLQKQFPTGMTGDIVYDATDFINTAIDEVVKTLVEALLIVTVVIFLFLGSFRAVIVPVIAMPLSLIGTFFVMQLFGYSINLLTLLALVLAIGLVVDDAIIVVENVDRHMKEEGKQPLEAALIAARELGGPILAMTVVLVAVYLPIGFQGGLTGALFTEFAFTLAGAVTVSGVIALSLSPMMCSRFFRTDQESGRFARFVDRQFERVHRGYGRLLHAMLDTWPVFIVMGALLLCGTVYLFTTSKSELAPQEDQGIVLSQIQGPPNATIQQMQTYADQVFDISKQLPEYSQMFQLTGAPTLNQGYGGVLFKTWDKRKRGATQLQKELQQKWDGIAGARVAAFQFPPLPGAQGLPVQFVISTTEPFENLNEVSQAVLNKARESGMFLFVDSNLKIDKPESVLLVDHDKVASLGLSQSDVGHTLGAALGGNYVNYFSIAGRSYKVIPQVLQTDRLNPSQVLDYYLRTPDGSVIPASTVTHLKQTIVPESINHFQQLNSATISGVLAPGISQGEVLDFLRKATTDVAPTGYTADYSGLSRQFVQESGGFVITLLFATIIVFLALAAQFESFRDPVVILVSVPMALFGALIFINVGLSTLNIYTQVGLVTLMGLVSKHGILIVQFANELQRAGRGKREALEEAAGVRLRPILMTTAAMVLGVLPLVIASGAGAAGRHAMGLVIFSGLSIGTLFTLFVVPAMYMLLGADHHLKSNQTGAV; translated from the coding sequence ATGAAATTCACCGACATCTTCATTGAACGCCCGGTGCTCGCATCGGTGGTGAGTCTGCTGATCCTCGTGCTCGGCTTGCGTTCGCTCTCCGCGCTGAAGGTCGGCGAATATCCGCAGACCGAAAACGGCGTGGTGACGATCACCACGTCGTACTACGGCGCGAGCGCCGACACGATGGCCGGCTTCATCACGCAGCCGCTCGAATCCGCGATTGCGCAGGCCCAGGGCATCGACTACATGTCGTCGACGAGCAGCACGGGCGTCTCGACGATCACCGCGACGCTGCGCCTGAACTACGACTCGAATCGCGCGCTGACGGAGATCAACACGCAGATCGCGTCGGTGCGCAACCAGTTGCCGCCGCAAGCGCAGCAGCCGGTGCTGACCGTGCAGGTGGGCCAGACCACCGACGCGATGTACATGGGCTTTTACAGCGACGTGCTGCCGAGCAACAACGTCACCGACTATCTGCTGCGCGTCGTGAAGCCGAAGCTCGATTCGATCCAGGGCGTGCAGATGGCGGAGATTCTCGGCGGCCGTCAGTTCGCGTTGCGCGCCTGGCTCGATTCGAACCGGCTCGCCGCGCACAACGTCACGGCCGCCGACGTCTCCACTGCCCTCGGCAACAACAACTATCTGGCGACGCTCGGCACGACCAAAGGCCAGATGATCAGCGTCGATCTGAATGCGGGCACGGACCTGCATTCCGTCGACGACTTCAAGAAGCTCGTCGTCAAGCAGAAGAACGGCGCGATCGTGCGCCTCGAAGATGTCGCGAACGTCGTGCTCGGCGCGGACAACTACAACTTCAATGTCGCGTTCAGCGGCAAGCGTTCGGTGTTCATCGGCATCAAGGTGGCGCCGGATGCGAACGTGCTCGACGTCGCGAAGCGCGTGAAAACAATCTTCCCGGACCTGCAGAAGCAGTTTCCGACAGGCATGACGGGCGACATCGTCTACGACGCGACCGACTTCATCAACACGGCGATCGACGAAGTGGTTAAGACGCTCGTCGAAGCGCTGCTGATCGTGACGGTCGTGATCTTCCTGTTCCTCGGCAGTTTCCGTGCGGTGATCGTGCCCGTGATCGCGATGCCGCTCTCGCTGATCGGCACGTTCTTCGTGATGCAGCTGTTCGGCTATTCGATCAATCTGCTGACACTGCTTGCGCTCGTGCTCGCGATCGGGCTCGTCGTCGACGATGCCATCATCGTGGTCGAGAACGTCGACCGTCATATGAAGGAGGAAGGCAAGCAGCCCCTCGAAGCCGCGCTGATCGCCGCGCGCGAACTCGGCGGACCGATTCTCGCGATGACGGTCGTGCTGGTTGCCGTGTACCTGCCGATCGGTTTCCAGGGCGGACTGACGGGCGCGCTCTTCACCGAATTCGCGTTCACGCTGGCGGGCGCCGTGACCGTATCGGGTGTGATCGCGCTATCGCTATCGCCGATGATGTGCTCGCGCTTTTTCCGCACGGACCAGGAGTCGGGCCGTTTCGCGCGCTTCGTCGACCGGCAGTTCGAGCGCGTGCATCGCGGCTATGGGCGTCTGTTGCATGCGATGCTCGACACGTGGCCTGTGTTCATCGTGATGGGCGCGCTGCTGTTGTGCGGCACCGTGTATCTCTTCACGACGTCGAAATCGGAGCTTGCGCCACAGGAGGATCAGGGCATCGTGCTGTCGCAGATCCAGGGGCCGCCGAACGCGACGATCCAGCAGATGCAGACTTACGCGGACCAGGTATTCGACATCTCGAAGCAGTTGCCGGAGTACTCGCAGATGTTCCAGCTGACGGGCGCGCCGACGCTGAACCAGGGCTATGGCGGCGTGCTCTTCAAGACGTGGGACAAACGCAAGAGAGGCGCGACACAATTGCAGAAGGAGCTTCAGCAGAAGTGGGACGGCATTGCGGGCGCACGCGTCGCCGCGTTCCAGTTTCCGCCGCTGCCGGGCGCGCAGGGCTTGCCCGTGCAGTTCGTCATCAGCACGACGGAGCCGTTCGAGAACCTCAATGAAGTATCGCAGGCCGTGCTGAACAAGGCACGCGAAAGCGGCATGTTCCTTTTCGTCGACAGCAACCTGAAAATCGACAAGCCCGAAAGCGTGCTGCTCGTGGACCACGACAAGGTCGCTTCGCTTGGGCTCTCGCAAAGCGATGTCGGGCACACGCTGGGCGCGGCGCTCGGCGGCAACTACGTCAACTACTTTTCGATCGCGGGCCGCTCGTACAAGGTGATTCCGCAGGTGCTGCAAACGGACCGGCTGAACCCGTCACAAGTGCTCGACTACTATTTGCGCACGCCCGATGGCAGCGTGATTCCCGCATCGACGGTCACGCATCTGAAGCAGACCATCGTGCCCGAGTCGATCAATCACTTCCAGCAGCTCAATTCGGCGACGATTTCCGGCGTGCTCGCACCAGGCATCTCGCAGGGCGAAGTGCTTGACTTCCTGCGCAAGGCCACCACCGACGTCGCGCCGACGGGCTACACGGCCGACTACTCGGGCCTGTCGCGGCAGTTCGTGCAGGAGTCCGGCGGCTTCGTGATCACGCTGCTGTTCGCGACGATCATCGTGTTTCTCGCGCTTGCTGCGCAGTTCGAGAGCTTCCGCGATCCTGTCGTGATCCTCGTGTCGGTGCCGATGGCGCTGTTCGGTGCGCTCATCTTCATCAACGTGGGACTCTCGACGCTCAACATCTACACGCAGGTCGGTCTCGTCACGCTGATGGGCCTCGTCAGCAAGCACGGCATCCTGATCGTGCAGTTCGCGAACGAGCTGCAACGCGCGGGACGCGGCAAGCGCGAGGCGCTCGAAGAAGCGGCCGGCGTGCGCCTGCGGCCGATCCTGATGACGACGGCGGCAATGGTGCTGGGCGTGCTGCCGCTCGTGATCGCGTCGGGCGCGGGCGCGGCGGGCCGCCATGCGATGGGGCTCGTCATCTTCTCGGGGCTGTCGATCGGCACGCTGTTCACGCTCTTCGTCGTGCCCGCAATGTATATGTTGTTGGGTGCAGACCATCACCTGAAGTCGAATCAAACGGGTGCAGTTTGA